The Solanum lycopersicum chromosome 9, SLM_r2.1 genome window below encodes:
- the LOC101264674 gene encoding probable inactive histone-lysine N-methyltransferase SUVR2 isoform X2, with product MAPNSKSRVTKAFEAMKVFGYSETVVKPVLRNLLNLYNKNWKLIEDENYSVLLESIIDSEESKKSSMEDEPEENEPPLKRSRLYSQGNHSSAAKHDAGPSVDTCTSELQPYGKQKMADITTESCETQDVEMKPRFLLNHHQRKGKKQISSEASPVSEEDNDIVVLSDDDKQETRILSSHLKLKKRGDTSRLYSAVKPKRRLAYSSSLEEPNVMGSTDVSKEGALVEYSFSDAMPLSDTLPGFDVPLAVVPSDLERLNSEHLGTEGNKEDATNSSRLNIASTPNGEVKLSFVYKIYSSSDFCPPSLDAVFKRMEEKYMKSYRFSQPGFLLSLMENLCKCYLTAGTRTRTANEPSAGIWSQKLHPVGVRYDATNHELHFAPDTSNGSFKLSNLIKILPQIPTFTASGNRDIMCYMVDFNGTRINGAEKDNTNKLLKLLASSTMNNSVLVQSEHSSPGLRNSVYYIEDISNGQEEHKISLINAFSHVLPVFKYIPKNVIFQNAYVKFLLARISDDSCCSNCSGDCLSQDIPCACAGETGGEFAYTSGGLLKEKFLESCISMSCEPQKHGLVYCQDCPLERSKNNSVSGLCKGHLVRKFIKECWHKCGCSRGCGNRVIQRGIAVPLQVFMTADGKGWGLRALEDLPRGAFVCEYVGEIVTNTELYERNTQTASERHTYPVLLDADWGSEGVLKDEEALCLDATYYGNIARFINHRCYEGNLIEIPVEVETPDHHYYHIAFFTTRKVNALEELTWDYGIDFTDHTHPVKAFKCCCGSKSCRDTGL from the exons ATGGCGCCAAACTCGAAGTCTAGAGTTACAAAGGCCTTTGAGGCAATGAAGGTTTTTGGCTATAGTGAAACAGTTGTGAAGCCAGTGTTGAGGAACCTTCTGAATTTGTACAACAAAAACTGGAAGCTTATTGAAGATGAGAATTATTCTGTTCTTTTGGAGTCTATTATAGACAGCGAAGAGTCTAAG AAATCCTCGATGGAAGATGAACCGGAAGAAAATGAACCACCATTGAAAAGATCTAGGCTCTACTCCCAGGGAAATCATTCTTCAGCTGCTAAACACGATGCCGGCCCTAGTGTTGACACATGTACTTCAGAGTTGCAGCCTTACGGCAAGCAGAAGATGGCTGATATCACCACCGAGTCTTGTGAAACTCAGGATGTTGAAATGAAGCCTCGCTTTCTCTTGAACCATCATCAGCGCAAAGGTAAGAAACAGATTTCTTCAGAGGCTTCTCCTGTTTCAGAGGAGGATAATGACATTGTAGTACTGTCTGATGATGACAAGCAAGAAACTCGTATTCTGTCATCTCATTTGAAACTAAAGAAAAGGGGAGACACATCTCGTTTATATTCTGCTGTGAAACCCAAAAGAAGACTAGCTTATAGTAGTAGCCTGGAAGAGCCAAATGTTATGGGTTCTACTGATGTATCCAAAGAAGGTGCTCTGGTTGAGTATAGCTTCAGTGATGCAATGCCACTTTCTGATACCCTGCCAGGTTTTGATGTTCCTCTTGCTGTTGTTCCTTCAG ACTTGGAGCGTCTCAACTCTGAACATCTGGGTACAGAAGGAAATAAAGAAGATGCAACAAATTCATCACGACTAAATATTGCTTCCACCCCGAACGGGGAAGTGAAACTCTCTTTTGTCTATAAGATATATTCTTCATCAGATTTTTGCCCACCAAGTTTAGATGCAGTCTTTAAGCGGATGGAGGAAAAGTATATGAAGTCCTACAGATTTTCTCAACCTGGTTTTCTGCTAAGTCTGATGGAAAATCTGTGTAAATGCTATCTGACAGCTGGCACCAGGACCAGGACAGCAAATGAGCCATCAGCTGGGATATGGTCCCAGAAACTTCACCCAGTAGGTGTCAGATATGATGCTACTAATCATGAATTGCACTTTGCTCCAGACACTAGCAATGGCTCATTCAAATTGTCGAATTTGATCAAAATCTTACCTCAAATTCCAACATTTACAGCTTCAGGAAATAGGGATATAATGTGCTACATGGTGGATTTTAATGGTACAAGGATTAATGGTGCTGAGAAGGACAACACTAACAAGCTTCTTAAACTCCTTGCCTCTTCAACTATGAACAATTCAGTGCTTGTTCAAAGTGAACACTCATCTCCTGGTCTTCGTAATTCTGTTTATTATATTGAAGACATCTCCAATGGTCAAGAGGAGCATAAAATTTCGTTGATTAATGCATTCAGCCATGTCCTGCCTGTCTTCAAGTACATAcctaaaaatgttattttccaAAACGCATATGTGAAGTTTCTTCTTGCTCGTATATCAGATGACAGCTGTTGTTCAAACTGCAGCGGGGATTGTTTGTCCCAAGATATACCCTGTGCTTGTGCTGGTGAAACAGGGGGTGAATTTGCCTACACATCAGGTGGTTTGCTCAAGGAGAAGTTTCTTGAGAGTTGCATCTCAATGAGTTGTGAACCCCAAAAGCATGGTTTAGTATATTGTCAGGACTGTCCCCTTGAAAGGTCTAAGAATAATAGCGTGTCTGGCCTGTGCAAGGGTCATCTGGTGAGGAAATTTATCAAAGAGTGCTGGCATAAATGTGGCTGCAGCAGGGGATGTGGAAATCGTGTTATTCAGCGAGGCATAGCAGTGCCATTgcag GTGTTTATGACAGCTGATGGGAAAGGTTGGGGTCTCAGGGCACTGGAGGATTTGCCTAGAGGTGCTTTTGTTTGTGAATATGTAGGAGAAATAGTGACCAACACAGAGTTGTATGAGCGAAACACGCAAACTGCTAGTGAGAGACACACATATCCGGTTTTGCTAGATGCAGACTGGGGTTCGGAAGGTGTCCTGAAGGATGAGGAGGCACTTTGTTTGGATGCAACATACTATGGCAATATTGCAAGGTTCATTAATCATAG ATGTTATGAAGGTAACTTGATTGAGATCCCAGTTGAAGTAGAGACTCCAGATCATCACTACTACCAT ATTGCTTTTTTCACTACGAGGAAAGTTAATGCTTTAGAAGAGTTAACTTGG GATTATGGTATTGACTTCACCGATCATACTCATCCAGTGAAAGCTTTCAAGTGCTGCTGTGGAAGTAAATCTTGTCGAGACACCGGCCTTTAA
- the LOC101264674 gene encoding probable inactive histone-lysine N-methyltransferase SUVR2 isoform X1, with the protein MAPNSKSRVTKAFEAMKVFGYSETVVKPVLRNLLNLYNKNWKLIEDENYSVLLESIIDSEESKEKQKSSMEDEPEENEPPLKRSRLYSQGNHSSAAKHDAGPSVDTCTSELQPYGKQKMADITTESCETQDVEMKPRFLLNHHQRKGKKQISSEASPVSEEDNDIVVLSDDDKQETRILSSHLKLKKRGDTSRLYSAVKPKRRLAYSSSLEEPNVMGSTDVSKEGALVEYSFSDAMPLSDTLPGFDVPLAVVPSDLERLNSEHLGTEGNKEDATNSSRLNIASTPNGEVKLSFVYKIYSSSDFCPPSLDAVFKRMEEKYMKSYRFSQPGFLLSLMENLCKCYLTAGTRTRTANEPSAGIWSQKLHPVGVRYDATNHELHFAPDTSNGSFKLSNLIKILPQIPTFTASGNRDIMCYMVDFNGTRINGAEKDNTNKLLKLLASSTMNNSVLVQSEHSSPGLRNSVYYIEDISNGQEEHKISLINAFSHVLPVFKYIPKNVIFQNAYVKFLLARISDDSCCSNCSGDCLSQDIPCACAGETGGEFAYTSGGLLKEKFLESCISMSCEPQKHGLVYCQDCPLERSKNNSVSGLCKGHLVRKFIKECWHKCGCSRGCGNRVIQRGIAVPLQVFMTADGKGWGLRALEDLPRGAFVCEYVGEIVTNTELYERNTQTASERHTYPVLLDADWGSEGVLKDEEALCLDATYYGNIARFINHRCYEGNLIEIPVEVETPDHHYYHIAFFTTRKVNALEELTWDYGIDFTDHTHPVKAFKCCCGSKSCRDTGL; encoded by the exons ATGGCGCCAAACTCGAAGTCTAGAGTTACAAAGGCCTTTGAGGCAATGAAGGTTTTTGGCTATAGTGAAACAGTTGTGAAGCCAGTGTTGAGGAACCTTCTGAATTTGTACAACAAAAACTGGAAGCTTATTGAAGATGAGAATTATTCTGTTCTTTTGGAGTCTATTATAGACAGCGAAGAGTCTAAG GAAAAGCAGAAATCCTCGATGGAAGATGAACCGGAAGAAAATGAACCACCATTGAAAAGATCTAGGCTCTACTCCCAGGGAAATCATTCTTCAGCTGCTAAACACGATGCCGGCCCTAGTGTTGACACATGTACTTCAGAGTTGCAGCCTTACGGCAAGCAGAAGATGGCTGATATCACCACCGAGTCTTGTGAAACTCAGGATGTTGAAATGAAGCCTCGCTTTCTCTTGAACCATCATCAGCGCAAAGGTAAGAAACAGATTTCTTCAGAGGCTTCTCCTGTTTCAGAGGAGGATAATGACATTGTAGTACTGTCTGATGATGACAAGCAAGAAACTCGTATTCTGTCATCTCATTTGAAACTAAAGAAAAGGGGAGACACATCTCGTTTATATTCTGCTGTGAAACCCAAAAGAAGACTAGCTTATAGTAGTAGCCTGGAAGAGCCAAATGTTATGGGTTCTACTGATGTATCCAAAGAAGGTGCTCTGGTTGAGTATAGCTTCAGTGATGCAATGCCACTTTCTGATACCCTGCCAGGTTTTGATGTTCCTCTTGCTGTTGTTCCTTCAG ACTTGGAGCGTCTCAACTCTGAACATCTGGGTACAGAAGGAAATAAAGAAGATGCAACAAATTCATCACGACTAAATATTGCTTCCACCCCGAACGGGGAAGTGAAACTCTCTTTTGTCTATAAGATATATTCTTCATCAGATTTTTGCCCACCAAGTTTAGATGCAGTCTTTAAGCGGATGGAGGAAAAGTATATGAAGTCCTACAGATTTTCTCAACCTGGTTTTCTGCTAAGTCTGATGGAAAATCTGTGTAAATGCTATCTGACAGCTGGCACCAGGACCAGGACAGCAAATGAGCCATCAGCTGGGATATGGTCCCAGAAACTTCACCCAGTAGGTGTCAGATATGATGCTACTAATCATGAATTGCACTTTGCTCCAGACACTAGCAATGGCTCATTCAAATTGTCGAATTTGATCAAAATCTTACCTCAAATTCCAACATTTACAGCTTCAGGAAATAGGGATATAATGTGCTACATGGTGGATTTTAATGGTACAAGGATTAATGGTGCTGAGAAGGACAACACTAACAAGCTTCTTAAACTCCTTGCCTCTTCAACTATGAACAATTCAGTGCTTGTTCAAAGTGAACACTCATCTCCTGGTCTTCGTAATTCTGTTTATTATATTGAAGACATCTCCAATGGTCAAGAGGAGCATAAAATTTCGTTGATTAATGCATTCAGCCATGTCCTGCCTGTCTTCAAGTACATAcctaaaaatgttattttccaAAACGCATATGTGAAGTTTCTTCTTGCTCGTATATCAGATGACAGCTGTTGTTCAAACTGCAGCGGGGATTGTTTGTCCCAAGATATACCCTGTGCTTGTGCTGGTGAAACAGGGGGTGAATTTGCCTACACATCAGGTGGTTTGCTCAAGGAGAAGTTTCTTGAGAGTTGCATCTCAATGAGTTGTGAACCCCAAAAGCATGGTTTAGTATATTGTCAGGACTGTCCCCTTGAAAGGTCTAAGAATAATAGCGTGTCTGGCCTGTGCAAGGGTCATCTGGTGAGGAAATTTATCAAAGAGTGCTGGCATAAATGTGGCTGCAGCAGGGGATGTGGAAATCGTGTTATTCAGCGAGGCATAGCAGTGCCATTgcag GTGTTTATGACAGCTGATGGGAAAGGTTGGGGTCTCAGGGCACTGGAGGATTTGCCTAGAGGTGCTTTTGTTTGTGAATATGTAGGAGAAATAGTGACCAACACAGAGTTGTATGAGCGAAACACGCAAACTGCTAGTGAGAGACACACATATCCGGTTTTGCTAGATGCAGACTGGGGTTCGGAAGGTGTCCTGAAGGATGAGGAGGCACTTTGTTTGGATGCAACATACTATGGCAATATTGCAAGGTTCATTAATCATAG ATGTTATGAAGGTAACTTGATTGAGATCCCAGTTGAAGTAGAGACTCCAGATCATCACTACTACCAT ATTGCTTTTTTCACTACGAGGAAAGTTAATGCTTTAGAAGAGTTAACTTGG GATTATGGTATTGACTTCACCGATCATACTCATCCAGTGAAAGCTTTCAAGTGCTGCTGTGGAAGTAAATCTTGTCGAGACACCGGCCTTTAA
- the LOC101264674 gene encoding probable inactive histone-lysine N-methyltransferase SUVR2 isoform X3, with translation MAPNSKSRVTKAFEAMKVFGYSETVVKPVLRNLLNLYNKNWKLIEDENYSVLLESIIDSEESKEKQKSSMEDEPEENEPPLKRSRLYSQGNHSSAAKHDAGPSVDTCTSELQPYGKQKMADITTESCETQDVEMKPRFLLNHHQRKGKKQISSEASPVSEEDNDIVVLSDDDKQETRILSSHLKLKKRGDTSRLYSAVKPKRRLAYSSSLEEPNVMGSTDVSKEGALVEYSFSDAMPLSDTLPGFDVPLAVVPSDLERLNSEHLGTEGNKEDATNSSRLNIASTPNGEVKLSFVYKIYSSSDFCPPSLDAVFKRMEEKYMKSYRFSQPGFLLSLMENLCKCYLTAGTRTRTANEPSAGIWSQKLHPVGVRYDATNHELHFAPDTSNGSFKLSNLIKILPQIPTFTASGNRDIMCYMVDFNGTRINGAEKDNTNKLLKLLASSTMNNSVLVQSEHSSPGLRNSVYYIEDISNGQEEHKISLINAFSHVLPVFNGDCLSQDIPCACAGETGGEFAYTSGGLLKEKFLESCISMSCEPQKHGLVYCQDCPLERSKNNSVSGLCKGHLVRKFIKECWHKCGCSRGCGNRVIQRGIAVPLQVFMTADGKGWGLRALEDLPRGAFVCEYVGEIVTNTELYERNTQTASERHTYPVLLDADWGSEGVLKDEEALCLDATYYGNIARFINHRCYEGNLIEIPVEVETPDHHYYHIAFFTTRKVNALEELTWDYGIDFTDHTHPVKAFKCCCGSKSCRDTGL, from the exons ATGGCGCCAAACTCGAAGTCTAGAGTTACAAAGGCCTTTGAGGCAATGAAGGTTTTTGGCTATAGTGAAACAGTTGTGAAGCCAGTGTTGAGGAACCTTCTGAATTTGTACAACAAAAACTGGAAGCTTATTGAAGATGAGAATTATTCTGTTCTTTTGGAGTCTATTATAGACAGCGAAGAGTCTAAG GAAAAGCAGAAATCCTCGATGGAAGATGAACCGGAAGAAAATGAACCACCATTGAAAAGATCTAGGCTCTACTCCCAGGGAAATCATTCTTCAGCTGCTAAACACGATGCCGGCCCTAGTGTTGACACATGTACTTCAGAGTTGCAGCCTTACGGCAAGCAGAAGATGGCTGATATCACCACCGAGTCTTGTGAAACTCAGGATGTTGAAATGAAGCCTCGCTTTCTCTTGAACCATCATCAGCGCAAAGGTAAGAAACAGATTTCTTCAGAGGCTTCTCCTGTTTCAGAGGAGGATAATGACATTGTAGTACTGTCTGATGATGACAAGCAAGAAACTCGTATTCTGTCATCTCATTTGAAACTAAAGAAAAGGGGAGACACATCTCGTTTATATTCTGCTGTGAAACCCAAAAGAAGACTAGCTTATAGTAGTAGCCTGGAAGAGCCAAATGTTATGGGTTCTACTGATGTATCCAAAGAAGGTGCTCTGGTTGAGTATAGCTTCAGTGATGCAATGCCACTTTCTGATACCCTGCCAGGTTTTGATGTTCCTCTTGCTGTTGTTCCTTCAG ACTTGGAGCGTCTCAACTCTGAACATCTGGGTACAGAAGGAAATAAAGAAGATGCAACAAATTCATCACGACTAAATATTGCTTCCACCCCGAACGGGGAAGTGAAACTCTCTTTTGTCTATAAGATATATTCTTCATCAGATTTTTGCCCACCAAGTTTAGATGCAGTCTTTAAGCGGATGGAGGAAAAGTATATGAAGTCCTACAGATTTTCTCAACCTGGTTTTCTGCTAAGTCTGATGGAAAATCTGTGTAAATGCTATCTGACAGCTGGCACCAGGACCAGGACAGCAAATGAGCCATCAGCTGGGATATGGTCCCAGAAACTTCACCCAGTAGGTGTCAGATATGATGCTACTAATCATGAATTGCACTTTGCTCCAGACACTAGCAATGGCTCATTCAAATTGTCGAATTTGATCAAAATCTTACCTCAAATTCCAACATTTACAGCTTCAGGAAATAGGGATATAATGTGCTACATGGTGGATTTTAATGGTACAAGGATTAATGGTGCTGAGAAGGACAACACTAACAAGCTTCTTAAACTCCTTGCCTCTTCAACTATGAACAATTCAGTGCTTGTTCAAAGTGAACACTCATCTCCTGGTCTTCGTAATTCTGTTTATTATATTGAAGACATCTCCAATGGTCAAGAGGAGCATAAAATTTCGTTGATTAATGCATTCAGCCATGTCCTGCCTGTCTTCAA CGGGGATTGTTTGTCCCAAGATATACCCTGTGCTTGTGCTGGTGAAACAGGGGGTGAATTTGCCTACACATCAGGTGGTTTGCTCAAGGAGAAGTTTCTTGAGAGTTGCATCTCAATGAGTTGTGAACCCCAAAAGCATGGTTTAGTATATTGTCAGGACTGTCCCCTTGAAAGGTCTAAGAATAATAGCGTGTCTGGCCTGTGCAAGGGTCATCTGGTGAGGAAATTTATCAAAGAGTGCTGGCATAAATGTGGCTGCAGCAGGGGATGTGGAAATCGTGTTATTCAGCGAGGCATAGCAGTGCCATTgcag GTGTTTATGACAGCTGATGGGAAAGGTTGGGGTCTCAGGGCACTGGAGGATTTGCCTAGAGGTGCTTTTGTTTGTGAATATGTAGGAGAAATAGTGACCAACACAGAGTTGTATGAGCGAAACACGCAAACTGCTAGTGAGAGACACACATATCCGGTTTTGCTAGATGCAGACTGGGGTTCGGAAGGTGTCCTGAAGGATGAGGAGGCACTTTGTTTGGATGCAACATACTATGGCAATATTGCAAGGTTCATTAATCATAG ATGTTATGAAGGTAACTTGATTGAGATCCCAGTTGAAGTAGAGACTCCAGATCATCACTACTACCAT ATTGCTTTTTTCACTACGAGGAAAGTTAATGCTTTAGAAGAGTTAACTTGG GATTATGGTATTGACTTCACCGATCATACTCATCCAGTGAAAGCTTTCAAGTGCTGCTGTGGAAGTAAATCTTGTCGAGACACCGGCCTTTAA
- the LOC101263157 gene encoding uncharacterized protein isoform X2: MQIISKSSGSREVRNENLHTNGNLATECPQTVGIESSYVPDSSAEWILGAITGSKSMLNILKSPLLNQFGSVNCTVDSGKENINDSEEGSFSDFMSSPGGFSVSSAQKLQKEMTDHGSEHVHRRVLSVSSTASTCSDQSCLSAAAPISQGMFQRRWKNGLPHYVFSIDGKKEVYVADLLEIDSPDDKFLDYVYTFHSRQESKKECAFSARESQLVGKMTVSTSVTLSPTKLEIMETRFVVFGSMDQYMDEIQTSHILRKNKKLAKKVTDVFRTSQSYKQRSLSKFGGTSAILEDASWTPSIDMYDDYYSCGNALLDQQIPPNFELAAVVTRDPLNDSSKEAEKGGWGMKFLKKSPTGSKNAPPEISVECRSRGTSDCSTSTDVIIPSGFHGGPRSRHAGPSSLLERWSSGGHCDCGGWDLGCPLTVLKTGNEASSQTTSGDCQTFDLYIQGLKQSAPVMKMSNIHDGLYYIHFHSTLSALQSFAIAAAFIHRHSPFLRPKLYRK; this comes from the exons ATGCAAATTATATCAAAGAGTTCAGGTTCAAGAGAGGTTAGAAATGAAAATCTCCACACTAATGGTAATCTGGCGACCGAATGTCCTCAAACTGTGGGGATTGAGTCAAGTTATGTCCCTGACTCCTCCGCGGAGTGGATTCTTGGTGCTATAACTGGTAGTAAGAGTATGCTGAACATTTTAAAGAGTCCCTTACTTAATCAATTTGGATCTGTTAACTGTACTGTTGATTCtggaaaggaaaatataaaTGACAGTGAAGAAGGAAGTTTTTCTGATTTCATGAGCTCTCCCGGTGGTTTTAGTGTCAGTTCAGCACAGAAGCTACAGAAGGAGATGACAGATCATGGATCTGAGCATGTACACAGAAGGGTTCTTTCTGTATCTAGTACAGCTTCGACATGCTCAGATCAATCATGTCTTTCAGCAGCTGCCCCTATTTCTCAAGGAATGTTCCAGAGGAGATGGAAAAATGGTTTACCACATTATGTCTTTTCCATAGATGGTAAAAAGGAAGTTTATGTAGCTGATCTGCTGGAGATTGACTCACCTGATGATAAGTTTCTCGATTATGTTTACACATTTCATTCAAGACAAGAAAGCAAAAAGGAATGCGCCTTCTCTGCAAGGGAATCACAACTTGTAGGTAAAATGACTGTGTCAACTTCAGTGACACTCAGCCCAACCAAGTTGGAGATTATGGAGACGCGATTTGTTGTGTTTGGTTCCATGGATCAATATATGGATGAGATACAAACAAGTCATATCCTCAGGAAGAACAAAAAGTTGGCAAAGAAAGTAACAGATGTGTTCAGAACTAGTCAGTCTTATAAGCAGAGAAGCTTATCCAAGTTCGGGGGAACAAGCGCCATTCTTGAAGATGCTTCGTGGACGCCATCCATAGATAtgtatgatgattattattcaTGCGGCAATGCTCTTTTAGATCAGCAGATTCCGCCAAATTTTGAGCTGGCTGCCGTTGTTACCAGAGATCCTCTTAATGACAGCTCCAAGGAGGCAGAGAAGGGTGGCTGGGGTATGAAGTTTCTCAAGAAATCTCCGACTGGAAGTAAAAATGCACCTCCTGAGATATCGGTGGAATGTCGTTCACGTGGCACCAGTGATTGCTCAACAAGCACAGATGTTATAATTCCAAGTGGTTTTCATGGTGGACCTAGAAGCAGACATGCTGGGCCGTCAAGCCTGTTGGAGCGGTGGAGCTCTGGTGGGCACTGTGATTGTGGAGGCTGGGATCTCGGGTGCCCCCTCACAGTTCTTAAAACTGGGAATGAAGCTTCATCACAAACTACATCCGGGGACTGTCAAACTTTTGATCTCTATATACAG GGTTTGAAACAAAGTGCACCAGTCATGAAAATGTCGAATATTCATGATGGTTTGTATTACATCCATTTTCATTCGACTCTATCAGCTTTGCAGTCTTTCGCCATAGCTGCTGCTTTCATTCATAGACATAGTCCTTTCCTACGACCGAAACTGTACAGGAAGTGA
- the LOC101263157 gene encoding uncharacterized protein isoform X1 — MENRNMDKDEPNKEGLLQLVNKEEQAEENSCLSTRLIEELEPQHLRRLENPHFTGNCAQKLLFHNSLGLQNKLPKHIISFDERYFLRCLELVHIHSTCNFSSKMQIISKSSGSREVRNENLHTNGNLATECPQTVGIESSYVPDSSAEWILGAITGSKSMLNILKSPLLNQFGSVNCTVDSGKENINDSEEGSFSDFMSSPGGFSVSSAQKLQKEMTDHGSEHVHRRVLSVSSTASTCSDQSCLSAAAPISQGMFQRRWKNGLPHYVFSIDGKKEVYVADLLEIDSPDDKFLDYVYTFHSRQESKKECAFSARESQLVGKMTVSTSVTLSPTKLEIMETRFVVFGSMDQYMDEIQTSHILRKNKKLAKKVTDVFRTSQSYKQRSLSKFGGTSAILEDASWTPSIDMYDDYYSCGNALLDQQIPPNFELAAVVTRDPLNDSSKEAEKGGWGMKFLKKSPTGSKNAPPEISVECRSRGTSDCSTSTDVIIPSGFHGGPRSRHAGPSSLLERWSSGGHCDCGGWDLGCPLTVLKTGNEASSQTTSGDCQTFDLYIQGLKQSAPVMKMSNIHDGLYYIHFHSTLSALQSFAIAAAFIHRHSPFLRPKLYRK; from the exons ATGGAAAACAGAAACATGGACAAGGATGAACCTAATAAAGAAGGTTTATTGCAGCTTGTGAACAAGGAAGAACAAGCAGAGGAGAATAGTTGTTTGTCGACAAGATTAATAGAAGAGTTAGAACCACAGCACCTACGTAGATTAGAAAACCCGCATTTTACTGGAAATTGCGCTCAGAAATTGCTCTTTCATAATTCTCTTGGCTTACAAAATAAGCTTCCGAAGCATATAATAAGTTTTGACGAAAGATACTTCCTTCGCTGCCTTGAATTGGTACACATACACTCCACATGTAACTTCTCTTCAAAGATGCAAATTATATCAAAGAGTTCAGGTTCAAGAGAGGTTAGAAATGAAAATCTCCACACTAATGGTAATCTGGCGACCGAATGTCCTCAAACTGTGGGGATTGAGTCAAGTTATGTCCCTGACTCCTCCGCGGAGTGGATTCTTGGTGCTATAACTGGTAGTAAGAGTATGCTGAACATTTTAAAGAGTCCCTTACTTAATCAATTTGGATCTGTTAACTGTACTGTTGATTCtggaaaggaaaatataaaTGACAGTGAAGAAGGAAGTTTTTCTGATTTCATGAGCTCTCCCGGTGGTTTTAGTGTCAGTTCAGCACAGAAGCTACAGAAGGAGATGACAGATCATGGATCTGAGCATGTACACAGAAGGGTTCTTTCTGTATCTAGTACAGCTTCGACATGCTCAGATCAATCATGTCTTTCAGCAGCTGCCCCTATTTCTCAAGGAATGTTCCAGAGGAGATGGAAAAATGGTTTACCACATTATGTCTTTTCCATAGATGGTAAAAAGGAAGTTTATGTAGCTGATCTGCTGGAGATTGACTCACCTGATGATAAGTTTCTCGATTATGTTTACACATTTCATTCAAGACAAGAAAGCAAAAAGGAATGCGCCTTCTCTGCAAGGGAATCACAACTTGTAGGTAAAATGACTGTGTCAACTTCAGTGACACTCAGCCCAACCAAGTTGGAGATTATGGAGACGCGATTTGTTGTGTTTGGTTCCATGGATCAATATATGGATGAGATACAAACAAGTCATATCCTCAGGAAGAACAAAAAGTTGGCAAAGAAAGTAACAGATGTGTTCAGAACTAGTCAGTCTTATAAGCAGAGAAGCTTATCCAAGTTCGGGGGAACAAGCGCCATTCTTGAAGATGCTTCGTGGACGCCATCCATAGATAtgtatgatgattattattcaTGCGGCAATGCTCTTTTAGATCAGCAGATTCCGCCAAATTTTGAGCTGGCTGCCGTTGTTACCAGAGATCCTCTTAATGACAGCTCCAAGGAGGCAGAGAAGGGTGGCTGGGGTATGAAGTTTCTCAAGAAATCTCCGACTGGAAGTAAAAATGCACCTCCTGAGATATCGGTGGAATGTCGTTCACGTGGCACCAGTGATTGCTCAACAAGCACAGATGTTATAATTCCAAGTGGTTTTCATGGTGGACCTAGAAGCAGACATGCTGGGCCGTCAAGCCTGTTGGAGCGGTGGAGCTCTGGTGGGCACTGTGATTGTGGAGGCTGGGATCTCGGGTGCCCCCTCACAGTTCTTAAAACTGGGAATGAAGCTTCATCACAAACTACATCCGGGGACTGTCAAACTTTTGATCTCTATATACAG GGTTTGAAACAAAGTGCACCAGTCATGAAAATGTCGAATATTCATGATGGTTTGTATTACATCCATTTTCATTCGACTCTATCAGCTTTGCAGTCTTTCGCCATAGCTGCTGCTTTCATTCATAGACATAGTCCTTTCCTACGACCGAAACTGTACAGGAAGTGA